The following DNA comes from Eubalaena glacialis isolate mEubGla1 chromosome 1, mEubGla1.1.hap2.+ XY, whole genome shotgun sequence.
CCCTACCTGGGGTAAAATACAGAGTGGCAAGGCACGGAAGGTCCTGCATCTGTGCGAAGCCCTTCTCCCTCAAACAACCCCCGTGTCCACGTCAGCAAGAAGTTTTAGTCTGGGTTTTTGGCTGGCAGGTGACAAGAGCCTCATTTTTTAGTGTTATTTGCCAGTTAAGTAAGAGTGTACCTAAAACAGTTGTAAAAGGGGGAGGCACAAAGATACCTGTCTGGAAACATAAGATATCCTTAAGATATgttctatttgtttttaattccctgagttctgtgaaatccctcaagtctgtgaaaaatacagaaacactGTAACTCAGTGAgagaataacttaaaaaaatcaaaagacagaTGGCAGAATCCCAGCCCCCCAGAGACTTTTCGGTTTGATTTCTgttaaaaacaatatatatatatatatatatatcacacaggATGCAGACTTCTCTCCCCAGTGAAAGGCCTGTGTGAGAGACCAGTCTGGGAAACGTCCAGAGAAGCCCACTTCTGCGTTCACGTCCCCTGGTCAGCCTGTGTTCACCTTCACAGATAGaagccttcccccctccctcccggccCTCCCACCCCTTCTGGTCACTGCGTAGGGCTCTCTTTGGGACTGTGATTTCTGCCGGGAAGCCCCATACTCCTTCCTAGGGCCAAGGTTGAGCTTTCGTGTCCCACGGCCAGAAAACCAGCGACCGCCGCCGTAGGGAAAAGGAACGGGGCGGAGAACCCAGCCTCGGGCAGACACTCCAGGAGGCTGAGCCTCGAGACTCGCGCCTTCCCGTAGGGCGTAAGTACCTCTGTCCCTGGCCCTCCCCGCGAGGCCCACAGAACCTAACACCGGGATAACAGCCAGAACCGCCGGCCACTGTCCAGGTCAGGTGTCCCGGGTGAATCTCCGCGCGCAAACCCTGCAGCTGCGCCGCAGGGCAGCAAAGAGAACAAACCTGTGCCCGCAATTCTGTACCGTGGGACAGGAATAGCCTCCAGCCAATGCCATGAACTGTGCGCAGAATCTTTTTTAGATCCTGGACCCCCGCAATGATCCTAATGACAACTCTGGGTGCGGTGCCCAGAATAAAGCTTATGGGCTCAGCCTCTGGAATCTTCGGAACATTTGGGGCGCCCAAGATACTCTGAAGCCACTCTTCATTCAAAGCTCCCAGGGTAAGATCCCATGGTCTAGTCTAGTATTTCCGTCTTGCAGTTGGAAAAACTAAGGCTCCGGAGAGGAAGTCACAGCCCCCCTAGAGGCAGCACTAGGTCCGGGGTCTCTGGGTCTCCAAAGCCCTTTCTCCCCAGCCCATTCACACACACCTGCCCGCGATTCCCAAAGCAGGACCCTCATCCGGCCCGCACTGAATCTGCTGAGCGCGATCTTAGCTCCTCCTCACGCTAAGGCTGAGATACCCTGAGCAAGTTACTCTCTGTGTAccttagcttcctcatctgtaaataggtGCGATAATAAGAGTACTGCGAGAAAGCAGAATTTACTATAATGTGATTAGTCATTCCGGGTCCCCTAGTTCGGTCTGTCTGGCCGCTAAGCCCCTTACTCCATTAACCTCTCAATAGTCAGTGCACTTTACAGGCATTACGGGGACTCCACTTACAACGTTTTGGAGGGCGTTTATGAGATCTACATCGTAGGGTCATAGTGAAGTTTCACAGATAAAACTTAGTGCCGCGCACGGTGACACAACGATTAAATGCAGCAAACGGCctattattgttttgttgtttttgttaatgACCATCCCAGATCACCGTTTCCGGCGCAACCCGCCTGCCAGCCCTTCCCGGACACCTGCCCCGCGTGCACACCCCGGCGCTCACCTCGTCGGCGCCGGAGAACCGCTGCGGGACGACGCGGAAGAAGATGCAGAGGGGCAGCGCGGCGATCGCCGAGTAGCCCCAGATAAGCGCGAGCAGCGCGGCCCGCGCCCACCGCCCCGGGCCCCGCACGCCGCTCCGCAGGCGCACGATGCACACCATGCGCTCCAAGCTGACTGCCGCCAGCGTCAGGATAGTGACGCTGCCGCTCAGGGTCATCACGTAGAAGAGCAGGTGGCAGGCACCCGGGCCCAGCAGCCAGGCCTCTGTCCAGCGCACGGCCAGCACGGGCGGGATGGCGCTGGTGAAGAGCAGGTCCGCGCAGAAAAGGTTGAGCACCAGGCTGTCTGTGGTGCCGCGGCGCCGTCGGCGCGCTACCAGCACCAAGGCGCACACGTTGCCCAGCAGCGACACCGCAAAGATGAGTGCCAGCGCCACAGTCTCTACGGCGCTCAGCACCAACCGGTGGTCGCCCTTGACATCAGAGAAGAACGGGAAGCGGGTGCGGTTGGCCCGCTCCAGGTTGCGCGCGGGCCCAATGCCTGCCGCCTGCGCGCACTCAAGGGACATGCCGGGCACCCCGCGGCCCGCAGCCGTCTGCGAGCGGGCTCATCTGGGAGGTGACTGAGTGCCAAGgcggggaaagagggaggagacgGTTGCGACATCTCCCCTCTGGCCCCCTCCCGCCTGAGCAGCGCCGGCGCTGGGCGTTGCGAGCTAAGCCTGGGGCGCGCGCGGGAACGAGGAAGTACCGGCGACGCCGGCTGGAAACAcccaggctgggagggaggcggCAGCCCAGGCAGAGGCCGCTCTCGGGCCGAATAGGAGCGCTCGAGCGGCCCGGAAACCCCACCTAGTGAACCCCCAGAAACCCCGCAAGGCCTCCCCAGCCCCTTTCATCCTCCAGGGGCACCCGGAGGATGACCTTAATCCGCTGATTTAGCTAAAACTGATTTAGGAGTGCCGGAGCTGGACCTGTGATCTCAAAATGTGAGATCATTTTGGCCTGTGCTTTTCAGGCTTCACCAGAGAAGTCTCACAGGTCTGCGGATAAATCCTTGCAATGGGCCCAGATCTTTTTGGGGGCAAGGGGACCGGTTGTTTATCATTGCTTAGTAACATGTGACTGGGTAGATTAGTTCATCTCTCTGTGCCCTCGTTGTTTAAAATctataaatggagataatatctcATTGGGTAATTGTGAGGATCATATAAAGGGATTCACACTTGGCACACAGTAATTGCTCACGAAACTTCATCAATTATTAATTACCATAATTAAAATCCATGTAAATTCTGTGTTCTGAACAaagatataaaatgctttaatGTAAAAAGAGTGGGCCCCCCAAAATCTTGAATAAACTTAGCACCCCGGAAAGACAGACACTCCAAGTGCACACACAGGTGGTGAACGTGCCTCTGGCACCCCAATTTAAAAAGCACTGGACAATCCAGTCCCCTTACAGATgacgaaactgaggcacagcaagaagtgacttgtccagggtGGCCCCTGGTTAGTAATAAAAGGCCCTGACCCAGATGTTTCCGCCACACCCCTGCTGTCTAGTTTTCTGTTAT
Coding sequences within:
- the FFAR4 gene encoding free fatty acid receptor 4 isoform X2 is translated as MSLECAQAAGIGPARNLERANRTRFPFFSDVKGDHRLVLSAVETVALALIFAVSLLGNVCALVLVARRRRRGTTDSLVLNLFCADLLFTSAIPPVLAVRWTEAWLLGPGACHLLFYVMTLSGSVTILTLAAVSLERMVCIVRLRSGVRGPGRWARAALLALIWGYSAIAALPLCIFFRVVPQRFSGADEEIPICTLVWPSIAGEISWDVSFVTLNFLVPGLLIVISYSKILQITKASRKRLTMNLAYSESHQLRVSQQDVRLFRTLFLLMISFFIMWSPIIITILLILIQNFKQNLVIWPSLFFWVVAFTFANSAVNPILYNMSLFRNEWRKFFHCSFFSEKRAMFTDTSVRRNDLSVISS
- the FFAR4 gene encoding free fatty acid receptor 4 isoform X1, with translation MSLECAQAAGIGPARNLERANRTRFPFFSDVKGDHRLVLSAVETVALALIFAVSLLGNVCALVLVARRRRRGTTDSLVLNLFCADLLFTSAIPPVLAVRWTEAWLLGPGACHLLFYVMTLSGSVTILTLAAVSLERMVCIVRLRSGVRGPGRWARAALLALIWGYSAIAALPLCIFFRVVPQRFSGADEEIPICTLVWPSIAGEISWDVSFVTLNFLVPGLLIVISYSKILQVCLLQARLCFVFLQITKASRKRLTMNLAYSESHQLRVSQQDVRLFRTLFLLMISFFIMWSPIIITILLILIQNFKQNLVIWPSLFFWVVAFTFANSAVNPILYNMSLFRNEWRKFFHCSFFSEKRAMFTDTSVRRNDLSVISS